The following DNA comes from Phytohabitans rumicis.
GCTTCCCGCCGTCGACGAGACACCGGCGCCGCAGGCCCCCGCCGGCGCGGAGCTCGCCGCCGCGCAGCGGGCCATGGACGACCGTGCCGAGACGCTGCGGATCGCGGCACCGGCGGGCATGGCCCATCCGGACTGGACCGACCACCGCCTGGAGGCCAGCATCGGCCCGACCGCCGCGCGTGTGGCACGCGCCGCCCTGGCCCGGCTGGTCGCCGATCCCCACGACGCCAGGCGCGCGGAGCGGCACGTGCGCCGGTCCCCGGCCCGCGCCTGCCCGTGGTACGCGCGGCTGCTGCGGGAGCTCGACGAGACCGACGGGCCCGACCACGCGGCACGGCTGGCGCTGGCGGTCGCCCTCCGCGAGGCCGCCGAGCGGTATCCCCGGCCGCGGCGGCTCCGCGTACCACCGCCGGGTGCCTGGCGGGCGGCGCTGTCGGTGGCCGGCCGCGACGCGCGCAGCCTGGCCCTGGCCGTGGCCGCCGCCTACGCGGCGACCTACGTCGGCGCCGCCGCGGTCCTGGTCGCCGGCGGCGAGGCGCTCGCACCGCCGCTGGCCACCCGGATCGCCGCGGTGCAGAGCCAGCTCGTGCTGCCCGTGCTCGTGGTCATGGGCTGCCTGCTGCTCCGCCCGGCCCGCTCGTTCGTCGCCGCGCGCCGCGCCCGATGGGCGGCCTGGGCGGCCGGCGGCGTGGCCGCGCTCCTGGCCAGACCGGGCGCCGCCGAGCTGCGGGTCCCGGCATCGGACACCGTCCGGGACATCCTGAACCGCGCCGGCGGCTTCGTCCTGGACGCGCTGCCCGCCACGGCCCGGCCCGCGCTGGCCGTCGCCGCCGCGGGCATCGGGTGGCCATCCTCACCACGCACCTGCCACTGATCACGAAGGCGGCGCGGCGGCCGGCCCGGCTCCGCACGGCCGCGAAGGCCGCCGCGCTGGCCGGCACCGCTTGGTACGCCTTGTCCCTCGGCCTCGGCGACCTACCGACCACCGTCACCGCGATCGGTTCCTTCTTCGCCGCCGCCGGCTTGCCGTAAGAGTGGCGCTGGGGACAGGCACGTGATCCCGAGGAGGGCTCAGCGCTTGAGCGTGAAGGTGAAGTCGCCGGAGAGCTTGCCGCTCAGCCGGACCGCCGAAACGAGTTTCCCCTCCGTGATCAGTCTCTCGACCTCGGCCCGCGAAAGACCGCAGCCTTCAGCGATCAGTCGCACCGGCCGGACCGGGATCCGCGCCGCGAAGCGGACCGAGACGTCGATCATCTCGCGGTCCAGGTGATCCGATCCGCCGGTGTCGAGGCGCCAGGCGTTGTCCCAGTCGAGGGCGATGCGATTACGGCGCTGCACGACCGGATCCTGGAGCAGTTGAGCTGTCAGGCCAGGGTCGTTGTGATGCAGCCGGTCCAGCAGATCAGGTGGTACGGAGCGCACATTCATCCGCTCCAGGACCGTGAGCTTTGCGGTTTCCCCGCAGGCGGTACAGAGCACGAGGAGCCAGGCGTCGATGAGCTTGTGGTTTGCGTTGACGCGAAATTTGCCGCTTGGCCGGAAGCGCTCGGACCCGCACGCGTGGCAGCGGCGGCGAACGAGCGGCAGGCAGATGGGCACGACCACCCAGTTTTTGAGCACAGAAATACACCGGTTTCAGTGAGAAGTCCGCAGCAAAGAAGGAGCGCGGCGCAGATGCGCGACGCGCGACAAATCAGCGCTCGGTAGGTCTCACAGGGTGTACAACGGCACGTCCTTGCCTAGACGACCTGCTTCGGCAGCACGGTAATGGCGCACAGCGGCGCTGCGCCACTGGTTTCGAGCGCCTCACCGCCAGCTCGTCGTGGGCTCTATTCCGGCATCTGGGTGGACAGGCAGAACGGGTGACCGGCGGGGTCGAGCATCACCCGCCATCGATGCGGCGCCGGTTGGGTGGCGGCGCGGCGTGCCCCGAGGCGGATCGCCGCTGCCTCCGCCTGGTCGAGGTCACTGACCGCGACATCGAGGTGGATCTGTTTGGGCATCGCCGCGCCGGGCCAGGTCGGCGGCTGGTAGTGCGGCACCCGCACGGCGGCCAACCAGCCGCGCTCGGTCTTCACGGCGACGAATGCTTCGCCGGCGAGCGCTATCTCGCCGCCAACAAGTTCGGCCCAGAACCGCGCCAGCGCAGGCGGATCATCACAGTCCAGTGTCACCGCCGCCAAACGACCAACCGCCACGGCGTGAGAGCTTAGCCGGCTCTGACGCCTTCGCGGGGGACGTACCGCCCGCGTCGCCGACCTGGGCGATGCCCGACTTACAGTGGCGGTGTGCAGATCCGGATCGAGGGTCATGACCTGCCTGGGCGGCGTGCTGGCGCCGGGGCCGACGCGTTGCGGCTGGGCAACGTACACGTGGGGGTGCAGCGCCGGGCCGAGGTGGTCGACCGAGTACCGGCCGGCGCGGCCGAGGCGACCTGGCAGTTCGAGGTGACCAGCCGCGAGGTGGACGGGCTGCTGGACGTCGGCGGGCCCTGGGTCCACGGACGACCGGGTGCGCGGTTCCTCTACCTGAGCTGGGGCGCGGTGACGGGGGACCGGTTCGAGATGTTCCGGCGGGCGAAGTTGATGTTCGGCGATGTCCCGACCGACCTGCTGCGCGCCGCGCACGACGGCGCGGGGGTGCTGGTCTGCCGGGTCGGCCTCACCGACGCCAAGGGCGAGCCGCTGTGCGCCCGTGTCCGCCCACCGAACATCGTGTGGGCGCTGCATGACACCCTGGCCCGAGGTGATCACCACTGAGGGGGGTTCGTCGTTCTCCGTAGCGTCGGGTCGCAGGCCCGCGGAGCGTGAGGTGGACGATGGTGCAGGCGCGGGGCGGGGTCGAACTGGACGAGGTACTCGCCGAGTTGGTTGCGCGTCGTTGGGAGTTCCGCGAGCAGCGCTACGTGTCCAAGGACTTCGTCGCCCAGCTCAAGCGGCTTGGCCTGTACCGGGTCGCGACGCCGGAGCGGTTCGGCGGCGAGCGGATGTCGCCGGCGGAGTTTCTGCGGCGGATCGAGCGGATCTCGGTTGTCGACGGCTCCACCGGCTGGGTCGCGAGCTTTGGTTCCTTGCCGATCTATCTCGGCTCGTTGCCGCTCGAGGCGCAGGAGGTGCTGTACGCCGACGGCCCCGATGTCGTCCTGGCCGGCGCGCTGCACCCGGCTCAGCGGGCGACGCCGACCGAGCGAGGCTTCCTTGTCAACGGCCGGTGGAAGTTCGCCAGCGGTTGTATGGCCGCCGACATCATCTGCGTCGGCATCCCCGGCGACGACGCGCTCGGCAGGCCGCGCGGGGCGCTCATCCGTCCGGAACGCCTTCAGATCGTGCAGGATTGGGACGTCGTCGGGATGCAGGGCACCGGCTCGTTCGACGTGGTCGCCAAGGACGTCGAGGTCGACCGGGAGTGGACCTTCGTCCGTGGTGGGGAGCCGGTGATCGACGAGCCGCTGTTCCGCTACCCGGCGATCGCCTACGCCGCCCAGTCGCTGTCCGTGGTCTCCGCCGGCGTGGCCCGGGCCGCGCTCGACTTCGCCGAGGAGGTGGGCAGCGGCCGGGCCAGCACCACGGGTGCTCCGAAGCTCGCGGACCGCGGCTACTACCGCGCCGGTATCGCCGAGGCGGAGGCCAGGCTGCGTTCGGCCCGCGCCTATTTCTACGAGGCCGCTGACGAGGCATGGGAGGCAGTTGTCGCCGGTGGCCAGGTCGGCGAGGAGCAGAACGCCCATCTGCGGCTCTCGGCGGCGTATCTCGCCCGGACCTGCTCGGAGGTGGTCCACCAGGTCGTCTCGCTGTCCGGCGTCGTAGCCATCTACCGCGACCACCCGCTGCCCGCGCTGCTCGGCGACGCGCTGGTGCCCCAGGAGCATGCCTTCCTCAGCCCGGCCATGTACGACGCCGCGGGAGCCGTCCTCATGGGACAGCCGGCCACCATCCCGGCCTTCCGGTGAGCCGGCTCACATTTCGGGAGCTGATGTCACACTCCGGCCGCCTGGATCGCTCTTCGGGGGCTAACCGCGACAGGAGGCACCCCGATGCGCGACACGATGCGAAAAGCGATGTCCTTGCCCAGCGGCAGGGTGGCGAAATGGGTCATCGCGGCCCTCTGGATCGCCATGCTGGTCCCGGCCTTCATGTTCGCCGGCAAGCTCGGCGACGTGGAGAAGAACGACAGTTCGGCCTGGCTGCCCGGTAACGCGGAGGCGACCGAGGTCGTCGAGCAGGCCAA
Coding sequences within:
- a CDS encoding acyl-CoA dehydrogenase family protein — protein: MVQARGGVELDEVLAELVARRWEFREQRYVSKDFVAQLKRLGLYRVATPERFGGERMSPAEFLRRIERISVVDGSTGWVASFGSLPIYLGSLPLEAQEVLYADGPDVVLAGALHPAQRATPTERGFLVNGRWKFASGCMAADIICVGIPGDDALGRPRGALIRPERLQIVQDWDVVGMQGTGSFDVVAKDVEVDREWTFVRGGEPVIDEPLFRYPAIAYAAQSLSVVSAGVARAALDFAEEVGSGRASTTGAPKLADRGYYRAGIAEAEARLRSARAYFYEAADEAWEAVVAGGQVGEEQNAHLRLSAAYLARTCSEVVHQVVSLSGVVAIYRDHPLPALLGDALVPQEHAFLSPAMYDAAGAVLMGQPATIPAFR
- a CDS encoding DUF5990 family protein codes for the protein MQIRIEGHDLPGRRAGAGADALRLGNVHVGVQRRAEVVDRVPAGAAEATWQFEVTSREVDGLLDVGGPWVHGRPGARFLYLSWGAVTGDRFEMFRRAKLMFGDVPTDLLRAAHDGAGVLVCRVGLTDAKGEPLCARVRPPNIVWALHDTLARGDHH
- a CDS encoding DUF1062 domain-containing protein, encoding MLKNWVVVPICLPLVRRRCHACGSERFRPSGKFRVNANHKLIDAWLLVLCTACGETAKLTVLERMNVRSVPPDLLDRLHHNDPGLTAQLLQDPVVQRRNRIALDWDNAWRLDTGGSDHLDREMIDVSVRFAARIPVRPVRLIAEGCGLSRAEVERLITEGKLVSAVRLSGKLSGDFTFTLKR
- a CDS encoding VOC family protein — encoded protein: MAVGRLAAVTLDCDDPPALARFWAELVGGEIALAGEAFVAVKTERGWLAAVRVPHYQPPTWPGAAMPKQIHLDVAVSDLDQAEAAAIRLGARRAATQPAPHRWRVMLDPAGHPFCLSTQMPE